One stretch of Mus pahari chromosome 5, PAHARI_EIJ_v1.1, whole genome shotgun sequence DNA includes these proteins:
- the Blzf1 gene encoding golgin-45 produces the protein MEKMTTLKSSGNKGILTSTPIRGAGDGMETEEPPKSVEVTHGVQPINQHVLPSPRKNVSSDSPGVLQLGKILNERTVEVEAVRIFVPKAAITHDIPTKNTKVKSLGHHREEPHNQAEVVTDPRKELSEVKKVLEKLKNSERRLLQDKEGLSNQLRVQTEINRELKKLLVASVGDDPQYHFERLAREKNQLILENEALGRNTAQLSEQLERMSIQCDVWRSKFLASRVMADELTNFRLVLQRQNRDAQSAIQDLLSEREQFRQEMISTQKFLEELLVSLQWGREQTYSPNTQPHSTADLALTNHGLAEAIHAHLLGNVGISHQKKIPATVEFCSTPAEKMAEKVLRILDPVACTESSPDNPFAASSPATLLTTKKNIGRFHPYTRYENITLNCCNHCQGELIAL, from the exons ATGGAAAAAATGACTACCCTTAAAAGTTCGGGAAACAAAG GCATCCTTACTTCGACCCCAATCCGAGGAGCAGGAGATGGAATGGAAACGGAGGAGCCCCCTAAGTCTGTTGAAGTCACCCACGGAGTCCAACCCATAAATCAACATGTCCTTCCGAGTCCACGGAAGAACGTCTCCTCAGACAGCCCGGGTGTTCTTCAGCTGGGGAAGATTCTTAATGAAAGAACAGTGGAAGTTGAAGCTGTCAGAATATTTGTTCCCAAAGCTGCTATCACTCACGACATCCCCACCAAGAACACAAAGGTTAAGTCCCTAGGACATCACAGAGAAGAACCCCACAATCAGGCAGAGGTGGTCACAGACCCCAGGAAGGAGCTCTCAGAGGTAAAGAAGGTTTTGGAAAAGCTCAAGAATTCTGAAAGGAGGCTCCTTCAGGACAAAGAAGGCCTTTCAAATCAGCTCCGAGTACAGACAGAG ATAAATCGTGAGTTAAAGAAGTTACTTGTGGCTTCTGTTGGGGATGACCCGCAGTATCACTTTGAACGTCTAGCCCGGGAGAAGAACCAGCTCATCTTAGAAAACGAAGCACTAGGTCGGAACACAGCCCAACTTTCTGAACAGCTGGAACGGATGTCAATACAGTGCGATGTCTGGAGAAGTAAATTCCTTGCAAGCAG GGTAATGGCAGATGAGTTAACAAACTTCAGACTAGTTTTACAGCGTCAGAACCGAGATGCCCAGAGCGCTATCCAGGATCTCCTGAGTGAACGAGAGCAGTTTCGTCAGGAAATGATCTCTACCCAGAA ATTTTTGGAAGAACTCTTGGTCTCCTTACAGTGGGGGAGAGAGCAGACATACTCCCCTAACACACAGCCCCATAGCACTGCAGACTTAGCACTCACGAACCATGGGCTGGCAGAAGCAATACATGCTCATCTGTTGGGGAATGTTGGCATAAGCCATCAAAAGAAGATTCCAGCAACAGTCGAATTCTGCAGTACCCCAGCTGAGAAAATGGCTGAAAAG GTTCTGCGGATTTTGGATCCAGTTGCCTGTACAGAGAGCTCTCCAGACAACCCATTTGCTGCATCTTCACCAGCCACATTACTcactacaaagaaaaatattggaCGTTTCCATCCCTATACCAGATATGAAAATATAACTTTGAATTGCTGCAATCATTGCCAGGGGGAGCTCATTGCTCTTTAG